In one window of Phycisphaerae bacterium DNA:
- a CDS encoding GDP-L-fucose synthase yields the protein MPIDFTRDRFVVTGGAGFLGSFLCQKLRARGVTPDRLFVPLIEDYDLTREADVERLYATARPDVVIHLAAQVGGIGANRANPGRYFYANMAMGLHLIEHARRNGTKKFVQVGTICAYPKFTPLPFREEELWNGYPEETNAPYGVAKKALLVMCQAYRQQYGLNAVYLLPVNLYGPRDNFDLETSHVIPALIRKCIEARDAGDDRVVCWGDGSPTREFLYVEDAAEGLVLATERYDQPGPVNLGSGREISICNLTELVARLTRFTGRIEWDTTQPNGQPRRCLDTTRARERFGFTAGTDFEEGLRKTIGWYEQHRQAAR from the coding sequence ATGCCCATCGATTTCACTCGTGACCGTTTCGTCGTGACCGGCGGGGCCGGATTCCTCGGCTCCTTTCTCTGCCAGAAGCTTCGCGCCCGCGGCGTGACCCCCGACCGGCTCTTCGTCCCGCTCATCGAAGACTACGACCTCACCCGCGAGGCGGATGTCGAGCGGCTATACGCGACGGCCCGGCCCGATGTGGTCATTCACCTCGCCGCCCAGGTCGGCGGCATCGGGGCCAACCGGGCCAACCCCGGCCGGTACTTCTACGCCAACATGGCCATGGGCCTGCATCTCATCGAGCACGCCCGCCGGAATGGCACCAAAAAATTCGTCCAGGTGGGCACCATCTGCGCGTACCCCAAGTTCACTCCCCTGCCCTTCCGCGAGGAGGAGCTCTGGAACGGCTATCCCGAGGAGACCAACGCGCCCTATGGCGTGGCGAAGAAGGCCCTCCTGGTCATGTGTCAGGCCTACCGCCAGCAGTATGGACTCAACGCGGTCTACCTCCTGCCGGTCAATCTCTACGGCCCGCGCGACAACTTCGACCTCGAAACCTCGCACGTCATCCCGGCCCTGATTCGCAAGTGCATCGAGGCTCGCGACGCCGGGGACGATCGAGTGGTCTGCTGGGGCGACGGCTCGCCCACCCGCGAGTTCCTTTACGTCGAGGACGCGGCCGAGGGGCTGGTCCTGGCGACAGAGCGGTACGACCAGCCGGGCCCGGTCAACCTCGGCTCTGGCCGGGAGATCAGCATCTGCAATCTCACCGAGCTGGTCGCCCGGCTGACGCGGTTCACGGGCCGGATCGAGTGGGATACCACTCAGCCCAACGGCCAGCCGCGGCGCTGTCTGGACACCACCCGCGCCCGCGAGCGCTTCGGCTTCACCGCCGGCACGGACTTTGAGGAAGGTCTTCGAAAGACAATTGGGTGGTACGAGCAGCATCGCCAGGCTGCCCGCTGA
- the gmd gene encoding GDP-mannose 4,6-dehydratase yields MSRKALITGITGQDGSYLAEFLLAKGYEVHGIIRRSSSFNTERIDHLYKDPHEHDARLFLHFGDLTDGTGVREVLTRVQPDEVYNLGAQSHVRVSFDQPVYTTQVVAVGTMRLLEAIRDTGVACRFYQASSSEMYGKVVEAPQTEKTPFYPRSPYACAKLCGYWQTVNYRESYGMFACNGILFNHESPRRGETFVTRKITRAATRIAEGLQKKLYLGNLDAKRDWGFAGDYVEAMWLMLQQDKADDYVIATGETHSVREFLELVFQRVGLDWKQYVECDPRYLRPAEVDLLLGDSAKARRVLGWKPKVSFAGLVEMMVDADWELARRECVLADHGMLKENRPARG; encoded by the coding sequence ATGTCGCGCAAAGCACTCATCACCGGCATCACCGGCCAGGACGGCAGCTATCTCGCCGAATTCCTGCTGGCCAAAGGCTACGAGGTCCACGGCATCATCCGCCGCTCCAGCTCGTTCAACACGGAGCGCATCGACCATCTCTACAAAGATCCCCACGAGCACGATGCCCGCCTGTTCCTGCACTTTGGCGACCTGACCGACGGCACCGGCGTGCGCGAAGTGCTCACCCGCGTGCAGCCCGATGAAGTCTATAACCTGGGCGCCCAGTCGCACGTCCGCGTGAGCTTCGACCAGCCCGTCTACACCACCCAGGTGGTGGCCGTGGGGACGATGCGGCTGCTGGAAGCCATCCGTGACACCGGCGTGGCCTGCCGGTTCTATCAGGCCTCCTCCAGCGAAATGTACGGCAAGGTGGTCGAGGCGCCCCAGACCGAAAAGACGCCCTTTTACCCACGAAGCCCCTACGCCTGCGCGAAGCTCTGCGGCTATTGGCAGACGGTCAACTACCGCGAGAGCTACGGCATGTTCGCCTGCAACGGGATCCTGTTCAACCACGAGTCCCCGCGCCGCGGCGAGACCTTCGTGACCCGCAAGATCACTCGCGCCGCCACCCGCATCGCCGAGGGGCTCCAGAAGAAGCTCTACCTGGGCAACCTCGACGCCAAGCGCGACTGGGGGTTTGCCGGCGATTACGTGGAAGCCATGTGGCTCATGCTCCAGCAGGACAAGGCGGATGATTATGTGATCGCGACCGGCGAGACCCACTCCGTGCGCGAGTTCCTCGAACTGGTCTTCCAGCGCGTGGGCCTGGATTGGAAGCAATACGTCGAATGCGACCCGCGTTACCTGCGCCCGGCCGAAGTGGACCTGCTCTTGGGCGACTCGGCCAAGGCGCGTCGCGTTCTTGGCTGGAAACCGAAGGTGAGCTTCGCCGGCCTGGTGGAAATGATGGTTGACGCCGACTGGGAGCTGGCCCGCCGGGAGTGCGTCCTGGCCGACCACGGCATGCTCAAGGAGAATCGACCCGCACG